The Chaetodon auriga isolate fChaAug3 chromosome 22, fChaAug3.hap1, whole genome shotgun sequence genome contains a region encoding:
- the tmem168a gene encoding transmembrane protein 168-A yields MARGEEEEGLTVDGAKEVDMFTSVRCLGYLSSLNLLVAVCVGMYVRWEVTSEPMILVIFILGLFVLGIASILHYYFAMEKASLSLFHLWFGFLLGLLCFLNSPALDSNVKELVANYLLLASVIMKTVWAVTERICSSIRYKPTLLTSAELLELLGFGIASTAMLFHKSVAIIGLVVALGALIVDLRMKSLLALPNLASFALVTSLVFFQALDITANPYALGCYLGRQLCEPVLDVYFSGLGSSERWTPVLSMGKVWRRLSLLPLSLTELAFFVLAALKLGRLELWYLVIPGFCLFGLFWSICHIILLITIWGFHTKLSECQKAWRAQRSSSRSLDQVMASRGIRHFCLISERLVFFSMLSTVILGAVSWQPSNGLFLSALLVVLPLESLAHGLFHELGSCLGGTCVGYALVIPTAYCSADGQPTLLPPEQVQQLNLRSTGMLNNVQRLFSHHMIQTFGCDYSTSGVTLEALQTKLRNFLELRTDDGPRHDTYLIFYSGHTHKGTGAWALAGGESLHLAQLLELWKEKNAGHCSRLILVLDTENSLPWVKEVRRMEGVYVAVQGAELSAISVDPEAGDVPFLGDFTSEWVEFNCNPDSNTQWSERGRTVTAVYGVSKRWSDYTLHLPTGSDVAKHWKTHFPKVTYPMVHLSNWCCGLNLFWLCSMCLRCFRRCKLAWFPPAVLDTGQGIKLVHS; encoded by the exons ATGGCTCggggggaagaggaagaggggctGACAGTGGACGGAGCCAAGGAGGTGGACATGTTTACATCAGTGCGTTGCCTGGGTTACCTCTCCAGCTTGAATCTCCTTGTGGCGGTGTGCGTCGGCATGTACGTGCGCTGGGAGGTGACAAGCGAACCAATGATTCTGGTCATCTTCATCCTGGGCCTCTTTGTCCTGGGGATAGCCAGCATCCTCCATTACTACTTTGCCATGGAGAAAGCCAGTCTCAGCTTGTTTCATTTGTGGTTTGGCTTCTTGCTCGGCCTTCTGTGCTTCCTCAACAGTCCAGCCTTGGACTCCAATGTCAAGGAACTGGTTGCCAACTATCTCCTCTTAGCCAGTGTGATCATGAAAACAGTATGGGCTGTAACTGAGCGAATATGCAGCTCCATCCGTTACAAACCCACCTTGCTAAcatcagctgagctgctggagctcctgGGATTTGGCATTGCCAGCACTGCTATGCTTTTTCACAAGTCAGTGGCCATAATAGGCTTGGTAGTGGCCCTGGGGGCTCTCATTGTGGACCTGAGGATGAAATCCCTCCTGGCTTTGCCCAACCTGGCCAGTTTTGCCTTGGTTACTTCTCTCGTGTTTTTCCAGGCCTTGGACATTACAGCCAACCCTTATGCCTTAGGCTGCTACCTGGGCAGGCAGCTGTGTGAGCCAGTGTTGGATGTGTACTTCAGTGGGCTGGGATCCAGCGAGCGCTGGACACCCGTGCTCTCCATGGGGAAGGTGTGGAGGAGGCTGTCCCTGCTGCCTCTGAGTCTGACTGAGCTGGCCTTCTTTGTCCTGGCAGCCTTAAAG CTTGGTCGCTTGGAGCTGTGGTATCTGGTGATCCCCGGCTTCTGCCTGTTTGGCCTTTTCTGGTCCATCTGCCACATAATTCTGCTGATCACAATATGGGGCTTCCACACCAAGTTGAGCGAGTGTCAGAAGGCTTGGCGGGCCCAGCGATCCAGTAGCCGGAGTCTCGACCAAGTCATGGCGTCCAGGGGCATCCGACACTTCTGCCTCATTTCAGAACGTCTGGTGTTCTTCAGTATGCTGTCAACGGTCATACTGGGAGCTGTGTCCTGGCAG CCCTCCAACGGTCTCTTTCTCAGCGctctgctggtggtgctgcCTTTGGAGTCTCTGGCCCACGGCTTGTTCCACGAGCTGGGCAGCTGCCTGGGGGGAACCTGTGTTGGCTACGCCCTGGTCATACCTACTGCTTACTGCAG CGCTGACGGCCAGCCCACTCTCCTGCCACCTGAGCAGGTGCAGCAGTTGAACCTGCGCTCTACGGGCATGCTGAACAACGTGCAGCGCCTCTTCTCCCACCACATGATCCAGACGTTTGGCTGCGACTACTCCACCAGTGGCGTTACGCTGGAGGCCTTGCAGACGAAGCTGCGCAACTTTCTCGAGCTACGTACGGACGACGGGCCCCGTCACGACACCTATCTGATCTTTTACAGTGGGCACACGCACAAAGGCACCGGCGCTTGGGCTCTGGCCG ggggtgagagCCTCCACCTGGCCCAGTTGCTGGAGCTGTGGAAGGAGAAGAACGCCGGCCACTGCTCCCGTCTCATCCTCGTCCTGGACACTGAAAACTCCCTCCCCTGGGTGAAGGAGGTGCGCAGGATGGAGGGCGTTTACGTAGCCGTGCAGGGGGCCGAGCTGTCCGCCATCAGTGTGGACCCGGAGGCCGGAGACGTCCCCTTCCTCGGGGACTTCACCTCCGAGTGGGTGGAGTTCAACTGCAACCCAGACAGCAACACCCAGTGGTCAGAAAGGGGAAGGACAGTGACCGCCGTCTACGGTGTGTCCAAACGCTGGAGCGACTACACGCTACACCTGCCTACTGGAAGTGATGTGGCCAAGCACTGGAAGACCCACTTCCCAAAGGTTACCTATCCCATGGTGCACCTCTCCAACTGGTGCTGCGGCCTCAACCTTTTCTGGTTATGCAGCATGTGTCTGCGCTGCTTCCGGAGGTGTAAGCTAGCTTGGTTCCCCCCAGCTGTACTGGACACCGGGCAGGGCATTAAACTGGTGCACTCTTAG